Genomic segment of Posidoniimonas corsicana:
ACTAGAGACGCGTAAGAGCACGAGGAGTCTTCTGTCGAACCTCGACAGCCGGTTATGCCGCGACGGCGCTTCCCCGGGACCAAAAAGGGCCGTGCAAAGCGACTCCGCCAGTTAGAAGCTCCTGGCGGCGCGGTCGAGACAGCGAACCGAGTTCCCCGAAAGGGTTTTCCAGGCAACGGGCGGGTGGCGATCCCGCATGACGGCAACGCCCTGGGCAATTGTGAGAGTCGAATTAACTCGGGTAAGCGACGCGGCGTTCGATCACAAGACGTCGATACTTCGGCCAACGAAAAGCGACCAAGACTCCCGCGACAGACACCTTCCTAGCGAGAACGCCCATCGCGTGCAGCGAAACGGTTATTTCTCACAGGGGGAGGCCGTCGTGCGCTCTGGGATCGGCCGAGGCGGGCGACGAGTAGCGGAGAGACGTTTCGTTTCCGAAACGCGGCGGCCAGCGGTGCCGAGCCGGCCGAGGAAGTGGCCGCGGCGGCCACCTGAGACCGGAGACGTGGGAACGGTTCCCACGTCGCCAGAGCAGTGGATCGGAGGCGTCGGATCCACCTGAGGCCGGAGACGTGGAATCGGATTCCACGTCTCCGGGCGAGCAGAGACGTGGGCGCAGCGCCCACGTCGCTAGGCCAGCGGCGAGGAATGGCCACCGTGGCCAGCGCGCCGGCGGCGGCGGGCGGGTGAAGTGGCCACCGTGGCCACCCGAGGGGGGGGCGGGCGGATTCTCTCATATTGAGAAACGCTAGACCGTTTCCCCCACCGTGTAGATTTTCCGTCACTAAATGGGGCGAGGGGGTTTCCGCATGGCGGGGGTTAAAGGTCGATCAGGTCCGCGGGCTAAGCCGTCCGCGGTTCACGAGATGCAAGGGACGGCGAGGAAGGACCGCCACGGGGGCGGCGTGAAGGCGCCGCGGACCGTGGCGACGCTCTCGCCTCCCCGCTGCCTGAAGCTGACGGCCGCGGAGAAGGCGGTGTTCCGGGAGGTCGTCGAGCTGCTCGACTCGGTCCCGGGCCTGCTCGCCGACGTCGACGCGTTCGTTCTCGGCCTGCTCTGCGAGAAGGTCGCCGAGCGCAACGAGTTGCGGAAGATCCTCAAGAAGGAGGGCCGGACCTGCGAGAGCAAGAACGGCGCGCCCTACCAGCATCCGGCGGTAGGGCAACTGAACGGGGCGGAGAAGATGATCCTCGACATCGCCCGCGACTACGGGATGAACCCGGTCGCGCGGGACCGCCTGGACGTCGCGGCCAAGACCTCGACGGTCGAGACGGGGAACCGATTCGAGCAGTACCTCGCGGCGGCGATGAATTGCTAGCGATATTGGGCCGATTGGCAATCCGTCGAGGAGTTCGCCGCGGCGTACTCGACGACGCCCTGACGTGCTGGGTCTTTGGCAACTTAGTCGGCGCCCGTCGGGTCAGTGCGTACGCGGCCGCCGGCGGGTTACATCGATCGGGGGTTGTGGCGGGAGCGATTCCGGCCGTGGGGCCATTGCGCAGCGGTGCAGGTGACCTCTGCGGATAGGGTCGGAACCAAAGCAGCTGTGGATGGTCCAGCTTTGGAAAGGCCGACTCCTGCCGAGATGACGGGCGCCAACGCTAGTCGAGTGCCGCTTTCGGCGTTACGGGGTATCGCATTTCTCGGTCGGGAACGAGTATACTCAGCACTTTTTCGGAGGCACGGGCGATGGGCGACTTCGGATTGCAGCAGTTACGCGAAGCCGTCGCCGGTCGGGCCGCGGCATTCCGGACGAAGGTCGAGCTGCAGCCGGCCGGAGGGCCGGGAACCAAGGTTTTTCCGCCTACCTATGCGGGCGCCGTCTACGCGGTCGAGAAGAGACGGCTTCCCGACAAAGTTGAGCCGATCACCTGCGTCTTGCTTGACAGCGTTCAGAGCCAAGCAAACCGGATGGAGGAGGCCCTCCAGACGGCTGTAGATGAGGGGCGAATCCGCCTGCCGGTGATCGAGGTCGATTTCTCCGATCGGTTCTCCAGGGATGGCGACCCCACCGACGAGCAGCCGCTTCTCGACCCGATCGGGAAGGTGACCTCGCTTCAGGTGCCGCACCGGATCGCCGACGCGATCTTGCGTGACAGCGTGGTCACCGAAGAAGACAAGCAGTTCCGCCACAAGGACCTCAAGAAAGAGTCGTCTTACGGTCAGCGGCTGCGGCGTGTCTCCGCCCAAGACGCGACCGTGCTGTTCGAGCTCTGCCCGACGGCATTACTCTTCGGCATGTGGGACTCGACTGGACCGAAAGGGGGCCTTGGGGCCAAGTTCGAGCGGGCGATGGTCAGCGAGATCGTCGGCCTCAACGCCGTGTTCGGAGTGAAGACGAGCAGCCGTCTCGATCCATTGTCGATTAAGGCTGGGGCAACGATCTACCACCGAAATGCGGACGGTGGATTGGACTGGACGTCCGACACTGACGACCCGGCGGTAGTGAAAGACAAAAAGGGTAATCCTGTTCCGTACAATCGAAGCGGCAACAGCGAAGGCACTCCAGGCAATCCATCAAAAGCGAATCACAGTAACGTCACGCCATCTTTCGGAAAGTTTACGAAGGGTGCCGAAGGTTTGAACCCACTCACGGATACCGACGCACGGCAAGGGCAGATTGCTCCGGGTGGCGTCACGATTGACTGCGCAGAGCAATCTATCGTCCTCTCACTCCCCGCATTGCGCCGCCTGAAGTTTCCGGTGAATGGCGACTGCATGCCGGAACGCGACGCGGCAGCGCGGACCGTGCTTGCGGCGCTCGGACTCTGTGCGGCGGCGCTGGCCGACGAGTCGGGGCTCGACCTACGGAGCCGCTGCCTGCTATGGCCAACGCAAGAGTCCCTCTCGTGGGAACTGCTCCAACGAGGCAAGGCCGAGGCGGTTTCGCTCACGGCGGACGAGGCGGTCGAGTTGTTCAACCAGTCGGTTGAAGCCGCCAAGAACGAGGGCCTCCCGTGGCGTGACGATCCCTTGGTACTTCAGCCGTCGGAGCAATTGGTGCAGTTGGTCGCCAATAGCCAACGGCTCACGGTGGACGAAGGCAGCGAGGCCGAGTGATGGCGGGCCTGACGATCGCCTGGGAGTATCTGACTGGCTACGCCGTCTCGACCGACCCAGTGGACCGCAACCGACCGGAGTGGCCACCCCACCCGGCACGGGTCTTCATGGCGCTTGCCGCCGCCTGGTTCGAGACCGGTGAGCCCGAGGACGAGGGCGCGGCGCTACGCGAGCTGGAGCGGCTCGGCCCGCCGGAGTTGATCCTGCCGGCGCGGAGCAATGTCTTCGAGAGGTCGAGCGTCACCCTCTACGTACCGGTCAATGATAAGAATGAGGCGTCCGCGGCGAAGCTGCAGTCGGCGCCGGCTGTCACTCGCAACAAGCAGGCTCGAACACTGCCCCGCAACTGGATTGGCCATTTCCCCTGCCGCGCTAAGTGGCCGGTCGCCAACGCAATCGGACCGCATGTTGAAGCCCTCGATCGGCTGTGTGCGAAGGTGACTCGCCTTGGGCACTCATCGTCTCTGGTCCGGATGTGGATTGAGCCAAGTGACGCCCTAGGTCTGGATGAACAATCTGACCACTACGCCCCGACGACCAATCGCGGCGCGGCCCTCGGCCATCTCCGCGTTGCTTCAGCGGGGCTTCTGGACAGCTTGCCCGCGCAAACCCGCGTGCGTGAGATCGAACGCTTCGCGGAACTTGACCTGGCCATCCGAAGCGGCGGAGGCAAGGAGCAGAAATCCGCCAAAGCAGAGTTCGAGGCGGCTTTCGGCGAGCCCTGGCGGTCGGCGACGAAACCGCCACCGTTTGGGCGCCCGAACGTCCGCACCGAGTCGGCCTATACACTGCAGCGGCAGCCGCCGGCCGATGCCGAACATTCCGGCTTCGATCACCACCTCGCCATCCTGCGGGTCACCTCCGGCATGCTCCCCGCCGCCGCCACGCTACGCGTCACGTCTTTGCTCCGCAAGACCGTGATCAAGAGGGTCGAGGAGAAACACAGGAAGCTGGCTTGGATCAACGGCCACGACCCTAATGGCGGCAAACAGACCGGCGACGACGGCCACGTCGCCTACGCACCGCTGGTGAACGTCGGCCACGAGCACTCCGACGGCGCGCTGCTCGGCATAGCCATTGTCTTCCCAAATGCCTGGAAGAACCTGGAGGAACGTGACGAGGTGTTCAGCCCTCTGCTGGGCAGCGACGCGGGCATCGTCTTGAAGGTCAAGCAGGGACCGCGCGTCGCGACTCTCCAGCCGATCGACTTCAACGAAACGCGTTGGACGCTAGCTCCCGAAGCGTGGACGTCGTCGCCCCGTGGCGCCCGGGTCTGGGCGTCGGCGACGCCGGTCGTGCTCGACCGTTTCCCGAAGGCAGAGCGATCGAAAGACCGCGTCGGCTGGACCAACGAAGTCGCTGCACTGATCATCTCCGCCTGTGAGCGTATCGAGTTGCCCCCCCCGCTGAGCGTCGAGATCGACACCACGAGTTGGCTGAGTGGCGCCCCCCGGGCGTACTCCAAGCGGCGATCGCTCCGCGGGCAGCCTGGCGTCGATCGCGACGCTCCACTCGGCGACGGCTATCCCTTCTTCCCAGCAAAGACCGGGTCGGCTTCGCGTCCCCAGGTCCACGCCCGGGTCGAGTTCGCCGAGCCCGTTGTCGGCCCGGTGCTGCTCGGCGCCGGTCGATTCCTTGGGTACGGCCTTTTCAAGCCGCTCGCGGGGGGAGGCTAATGGGCGCCGGTACGTTTGGAGAGTTCTTCAAGGCGTTGCACGACGGCTGCGAGCCCTACGACTGGCAGACCCGGCTTGCCGAGTCGACGGTGGCAGGCGAATGGCCCGACTACATCGACCTGCCCACCGGCGCTGGCAAGACGGCCTGCCTGGACATCGCCGTCTACGCCCTGGCGCGGCAGGCCGAACTGCCGTCCGCCGAACGCAGGGCGCCCCGCCGGCTGTTCTTCTGCGTCAACCGCCGCGTCATCGTCGACGAGGCGTACCGTCGGTCGCTCGACATCGCCAAGAAGCTCGCCGACGCCGAGGGGAACCCCGGACCGCTCGGCCAGGTCGCCGCAGCTCTACGACGGATTGCCGGTGAGGGAAGCAACCCGACGGCGCCCGCGCTCGACGTGCTTCAACTCCGCGGCGGCGCCTACCGCGACAACCGGTGGGCCCGGTCGGTCACACAGCCCACGATTGTCACCACGACGGTCGATCAGCTCGGCTCGCGGCTGCTGTTCCGCGGGTACGGCGTCTCGAACTCGGCGGCCCCGATCCAGGCAGCCCTCATCGCCTATGACAGCCTCGTGCTGCTCGACGAGGCCCACATCAGCCGCCCGTTCTCGCAGACACTCAAGGGGGTCGGGGGCTATCTCTCCAAAGAGTGGAACGAGCAGCCGATCGATGTCGCGCCAATGCGAGTCGTCCCGATGACCGCGACGCCGCCCGCGGATGGCGCCGAGGGCTTCGCGCTGACGCTCGAAGATCGAGGGAACAAGGGGCTCGCCCGACGCCTGGAGGCTCTCAAACCGGCGGAACTCGTTGCGACGAAGAACGCCAAAGACACCGTCGGGAAAGCGATCGAGAGGGCCAAAAAGTTGGCCGAAGGCGATACGCCCACCGCCGTCGCCGTGATGGTCAACCGAGTCGCCACCGCCCGAGCGATCCACGCGGAGTTACGAAAGAAGCTCGGCGAAGCGTTCCCGCTTGAGCTGGTCATCGGCTCGATGCGGCCGATCGACCGAGACGCCCAGACTGAACGCATCAATGGCTTCCTAGACCGTAGAGAAGGCGGTCACACGCCGCATGCGTCGATCGTCGTTTCGACGCAGTGTCTTGAAGTCGGCGCCGACTACGACTTCGACGTCCTGGTGACCGAGTGCGCGTCGCTCGACGCGCTGCGGCAACGGTTCGGCCGTCTCAATCGCGGCGGCCGGTTGATCGAGGCTCGCGCGACGATCCTGTCCGGTGGCGCCAAGAAGGACGACCCCATCTACGGCGACGCTCAGAAGGCGACCTGGGATTGGCTCCACGAGCGAAAGAACGACGACGGAGTCGTCGACTTCGGGATCGACGCGTTCAACAACCTTCTGCGTAGCGAGGGCGAGGCGGCCGTGATCCCGCCGGAGCTGCTCGCTCCGTCCGCGCACGCTGACGCGCCGGTGATGCTGCCGGTCTACGTCGATTTCTGGCGGCAGACTTCGCCCCGGCCGACGCCCGACCCGGACGTGGGCCTCTTCCTGCATGGGCCGGAGCGAACCGCGACCGACGTCCGCGTCTGCTGGCGGGCTGACCTTGATGAAGGCGCCCAGGAAGAGTGGGCAGACATTGTGTCCCTCGTGCCCCCGACGTCGCCCGAGTGCCTGAGCGTGCCGATCGGCAGGCTGAAGCGTTGGCTCGCGGGCGAGCGTCTGGAGGACGACAAACCCGATAGAGCCATCGAAACCGACCTACTCGGCGTCACCGCGACGGACGACGCGCCCATCGCGTCGTCATCGGTCCAGCGGGCCGCGGTGCTGTGGCGGGGGCGTGAGGGGAGTGAGGCGCTGCAGTCGCTCAAGGACCTGCGGCCGGGCGACACGCTAGTTCTGCCCGCCGCGGCGGGCGGCTGGGACGTGCTGGGCCACGTCCCCGACGCCACGGAGCAGACGATCGACGTGGCAGAACAAGCCTACTCGCTCGCCAACCACCGGGCCCTCTTGCGGCTCCACCCTAGCACACGACCGCTATGGGGAGCCCCAGAGCCCGACGGTGACGTGGAACCGGCCGCGGAGGCGATCCGAGCGTTGATGGATTATGCGACCGCCGACCCCGAAGAGCACGCAACCTCCGACCAGGGCTTGCTCGAGTTGCTTGCCGCCGCGGCCGACACGATCGGCGACGAGGACTGGAAAGAGCGCTTCTGTCGTTTGGCTGATCAGGATTCGCAGAAATTGTGGATCGATCGTTACCCGCCCAAGGGGGGCAAGCCGCAAGGCCTGGTGCTACGCACAAAGAACCGGCTCGGCGAGCAGAACGCTCTCCCCGCTCTGGACGACGGTGAAGACGACCCGTCCCGCAGCCGCGACCCCGTCTCGCTCGAAGATCATGTCCGACACGTCGTCAAGTTCTTGAAGCAGACGCTCGGCACGCTGCCGCTAGGCGACGTCGCCGATGCCTTGGAGCGAGCCGCCGAACTGCACGACGACGGCAAGGCGGACCCCCGGTTCCAGGCCTACCTGCAAGGCAAGCCGCGGACCGCTCGCGACCTTAACAGCCCGTTCGCCAAGTCGGGGGGCGTCCGCCGCGCACGATGGGAGGACCGGGTCGCGCGTGAGCGGGCGGGGCTCCCCGAGGGGTTCCGCCACGAGTTGCTCTCGCTCCAACTCGCCGAGCGTCGCGACGACCTGCCCGACGACCCGCACTTGCGCGACCTTGTGCTGCACCTCGTCGCCTCGCACCACGGCCACGCGGCGCCGTTCGTCCCGGTGGTCGTTGATCCCGAGCTTCCGGGGCTCCGGATCGGCGGAACCGAGCTCTCGGCGGCCGATCGCGCCGGGGCGGTCCCCCCGCACCGGCTCGACTCGGGAGTTGTCGACCGTTTCTGGCGGCTGGTGCGGCGGCACGGCTGGTGGGGCCTGTCGTACCTCGAGGCGACGCTCCGACTGGCCGATCAGCAAGCCAGCGCCGCGGAGGACCGATCGTGAGCGACATCGAGCAAGAAGGCCTGGCGCTGCCCGGCCTCGACGGCACGAACCCGCTGGGATTCCTGGCGGCGTTGGGGCTCGTGTCAACCGTGGCGATGGCTCGTGGCATGCAGTCGGTGGGGGTTCGCTGGCAGGCCAGTGTTGATCGCTGTTTCCCGGCCGTGACCGGCTTCAATAGTGTCGATGAAGTCGTGTCCGCTCTAACGGATGCGCTACGGCTCGGCTCCCCGCCGTCGAGTAACGAGTTTTACCTGCACCTAGGAAAGAACCTGTCGATTGATCCGAACGTGTTTCGCGAGGCCGAAACGCGAGCCATTTCCGAGTCGACGTGGGATCAGCGGTCGGCCGCGGATGCGATCGCGTCTTTCGGGTGCAGCGCCGTCGTCCACGAGAAGCTACCGCGCATCCAACCGACCGAACTGCACTTCATTTTCGGGTCCGGCCACCAGCATTACCTCGAAACGGCTAACAAGCTGCTTGCTAACTGCACCCCCGAACACCTGAAAGAAGCCATTGAAGGCCCTTGGCGCTACCGTGACGAGAAGCTGTCTTTTCGATGGGACCCAGAAGACGCTCGCGAGTACGCGTATCGCTGGGCCGACCCGGGCGGAGAGACTACTCGGACCGTTTGGGGCGCCAACGTCCTGGCCTTCTTCGGCGTGACTCAGATGCTGGCGAGCGTACCCTCGTCCGCCACACAGCTGCGGACAATGGGCTTCACGCGCGCAGATCGCAAGACCTTCTTAGTTTGGCCTTTGTGGAACAGGTTCCTGGGCATCTCAACCATGCAATCGCTTCTCCGCAGCTCCGTCGATGACCTTCGAGAGCACTCGGAGGAACGAGGTCTCACACGTGTGTTGCGGGCGGAGAAGAAGAAGATGGGCGACGGGGCAAACTACAAATGGGCCTTCGGCCAATCAGAGCCGATCTTGTAGCACGCTCCAAGGAGTCCGCCGTTGCACTCGGCAGATCCTTGTCGGCAAGACGCCTAACTTCACGCCGGCAGAACGCGTGGCGTAGGTGTTTCCTGCTCATTGAGTCGCCCCCAACTCCCAATTACCCTGTAGTAAGCCGACTTTTCCCGGCACGGAGGACTCCCCCGTTCCACTCTTCACGACAGGTGCGTCGTGGCCGCAGAAACCGAATCCGCCGTGCCGTCGAGTGATCCGCCGGTCGGCGCCGGCGACGCCCAGCCGGACCTCTTGCCGGTCCGCATGCTCAACGAGTTCGCCTACTGCCCGCGGCTCGGCACGCTAATGTGGGCCGATGGCGAATGGGCCCCCTCGCTCGACACCCGCCAGGGGCTCTTCACCCACCGCCGCGTCGACAAGGGGGACCGCAGGGCGGTCCCCGAGAGCGACGCCCCGCCCGAAGAGCCGCTGCACGCCCGTTCGGTATCCCTCTCGGCGCCGGGCGAGGGGCTCACTGCGAAGCTCGACCTCTTGGAGCTCGACGGACCGGTCGCTACGCCGGTCGATTACAAGAAGGGCAAGGCGCCAGACCTGCCCGAGGGGGCCTACGAGCCGGAGCGGGTCCAGCTCTGCGCTCAGGGGCTGATCCTCCGCGAGAATGGCTACCGCTGCGACGAGGGCGTCCTCTACTTTGCCGGCTCGCGGCGCCGCGTCTCGATCCCCTTCGACGACGCCCTAGTCGAGCGCACTCGCGAGCTGGCTGCCGCGTTCCGCCTGGCCGCCGCCAACGACCGGTTGCCCCCGCCGCTGAAGGACAGCCCGAAGTGCCCCCGCTGCTCGCTGGTCGGCATCTGCCTGCCCGACGAAACCAACCTGCTGAGCGCGGAAGCCGCGGATGAGCACACTGGCGGCGCTCTGCACCGAAAGCCACGCAAGCTGCTCCCCGCCCTCTCCGAAGCGCTGCCGCTCTACGTGCAGCAGCAAGGCGCCTTCGTCGGCAAGAGCGGTGACCGGCTGACGGTCAAGCTCGAAGGGAAAAAGCTCACCGACGCCCGGCTCCTGGACGTGTCGCAGATCTGCCTGTTCGGCAACGTGATGCTCTCGGCGCCGGCGATCAGCGAGCTCGCCCGCCGCGGGACGCCGATCTGCCACTTCAGCTACGGCGGCTGGCTGAACGCAATCACAACCGGCCTCGCCCACAAAAACATCGCCCTGCGGATTCGGCAATTTGAGGTCGCTGCCGACCCGGCCGCCTCGCTGGGGATCGCTCGCGGCATCGTCGCCGGCAAGGTCCGCAACCAACGCACGCTTCTCCGGCGTCAGCTCAAGGAGCGAGACAAGGGCGACCGCAACCACCCCGCCCTTACGGCCCTGGACGACTACCGCCAGCGTGCGGAGCATACGACCGAGGCCGGGTCGCTTCTCGGCCTGGAAGGCATGGCCGCCAAGACCTACTTCGCCGAGTTCTTCGGCCTGCTGCCTCCTTGGTCTCGCGGCGACACCAACGGCCGCAACCGCAGGCCGCCGACCGACCCGGCGAACGCCGTGTTGTCGTTCCTCTACAGCCTGCTCACCAAGGAGTTGCACGTCGCGGTGCAGTCTGTCGGCTTCGACCCGATGCTCGGCGTGTTCCACCGACCGCGTTACGGCCGCCCGTCGCTGGCGCTCGACTTGGCTGAGGAATTCCGGCCGCTCGTGGCGGACTCGGCGACGCTCATGCTCTTCAACAACGGCGAGTTATCCGAAGAGTCGTTCCTGAGCCGAGCCGGCGCCGTCGCCCTGACCGACGCCGGCCGCCGGTCGGTGATCGCCGCATTCGAGCGTCGCCTCGCCCAGGAGGTGACCCACCCAATCTTCGGCTACCGGATCGTGTACCGGCGCGTGCTGGAGGTCCAAGCCCGGCTGCTCGCCCGCGCCGTCACGGGCGAGATCGAACACTACCCCGCGTTCACGACTCGCTGAGGTTGTCGCCATGCGTCATGCCTACCTAATCTGCTACGACATCGCGACGCCCAAACGCCTCCGCATCGTCCACAAGACGCTGAAGGGGTTCGGCGACCCGCTGCAGTTCTCGGTCTTCCGTTGCGAGCTGACGAAGCTCGAATTACATGACCTCCGAGAACGGCTGGCGGGCGTGTTGCACGACGACGAGGACCGGGTGATGATCGCCAACCTCGGCCCGATCAATGGCCGCGGCGACGAATCGATCGAGTTCTGGGGGGCGCCGCTCTCGCTCGCCCCGGATCGAGGCCCTACAATCGTGTAACGACGCACCGCGAGTGCTCGGGTGATGCGAAAACTCCGGGGACCTCTCGCGGACGCAACCCACTGGGAGGCAAGGTCTTTGGCAACCTGCACAGCGAGTTCGATCGTAGCCGAGCTCGGCGACTCGGCAGCTCTCGCAGAGCGTGTCGCGACCCTTTGCCCGCAACCGACTTGGGAAGCGGGCGGTTTCCGGGGCTAATCAGCCCCGGCCTCATTGAAGCTCGAGGTCGCCCGCGGCGGGGGTCAGCGCGATGCCCGGGTGTTTCCGGGGCTAATCAGCCCCGGCCTCATTGAAGCTACTGGAAGTCGCCGAACCACGTCTCTTCGCTGCCCGTTTCCGGGGCTAATCAGCCCCGGCCTCATTGAAGCGACCCACGCGGCGACCTTCTTGCGTCGCTCGCTGTCGTTTCCGGGGCTAATCAGCCCCGGCCTCATTGAAGCTCTACCGCCGCCAGCCCGACCTGTGGGCCGACTGCAAGTTTCCGGGGCTAATCAGCCCCGGCCTCATTGAAGCTCTTGCACGGCCACGGCGTCGGAGTCGGTCGCAAGGGCGTTTCCGGGGCTAATCAGCCCCGGCCTCATTGAAGCTCCAGTTCGCGAACGGCCGCGTCATCCTGCCGGCCGGTTTCCGGGGCTAATCAGCCCCGGCCTCATTGAAGCCACGCGATTAGCTGGCGAGTGACAGGGCCGCCGCGAACGTTTCCGGGGCTAATCAGCCCCGGCCTCATTGAAGCAATCGCGGCATGAAACACAAGATCGCGGGCGGCAAAGTTTCCGGGGCTAATCAGCCCCGGCCTCATTGAAGCCGGTCTGACATGGGTTTGATCCTGCTTCGCTTAAGCTCGTTTCCGGGGCTAATCAGCCCCGGCCTCATTGAAGCTGTTCACCGTCGCCCCCGGGGACGATCAGCGTTCCCGTTTCCGGGGCTAATCAGCCCCGGCCTCATTGAAGCTACAGGTGCATCGACGGGATCGTGGAGACGCCCCACGTTTCCGGGGCTAATCAGCCCCGGCCTCATTGAAGCGCTGCCAGTGCGCAAGTTTTAGGCAGTGGCCAAGCAACGTTTCCGGGGCTAATCAGCCCCGGCCTCATTGAAGCCGTGGGAGTCGATCAAGCTCGGCCGCCGCATCGAGATCGTTTCCGGGGCTAATCAGCCCCGGCCTCATTGAAGCGCGATCATGGCCGCCCAGTCCACAGACTCGCCGATCGTTTCCGGGGCTAATCAGCCCCGGCCTCATTGAAGCGCTGGGGCATTGTTTGCGTTCGCCATGTTCTGCGGGGTTCCGGGGCTGATCAGACCTTGAGCTTCCTCATCGGTCACCTCAACCTTGGCGCATCTGCGGCGGCGTCAAATGAGCGAAGTTGCATCGACCGAACGGCCGTAGCATCGACGGAAAGTCGCTGAGGTGAGAGGCACCGATGCGAACACACAATGAGTCTCAGCTCCGTTTGTCACTGCCGAAGGCCGTATCCTTGGAGGCATCCGTCGACGGACTTAGAATCTGTCCCCTCCATACTTCGGTGACCCCGCAGAAGGCAGTAGCGAAATTCGATCCGATGGAGGCTAGTCTAAGCAGCCGCCCCTGACACCGCTCTCGTGCCAGGCCAATAGCGGGTCGACCCTGTCCGCGACGCCGGCCTAATCAACAGCGGGCAGCACATGGCCGCGATCAAGGCGCTTCAGGACGGCCTCGGGCCCGAGACGACGTCCGGCTGGCTGTCGGGCGCCCTTCGCGAGGGATCGCGTGAGGAACGCTCTCTGGACCTCAGACGCAACCGAGAGACCAAGGAGGACGAGATCGCCAGAACACCGGCGAGATGAAGGACCTCGTTGAGGGCATTCTCGAAAACCTCGAGACGGACGCGTTCGTCGATAGCGCGGCCGGGGAGGTCAA
This window contains:
- a CDS encoding phage terminase small subunit P27 family; protein product: MQGTARKDRHGGGVKAPRTVATLSPPRCLKLTAAEKAVFREVVELLDSVPGLLADVDAFVLGLLCEKVAERNELRKILKKEGRTCESKNGAPYQHPAVGQLNGAEKMILDIARDYGMNPVARDRLDVAAKTSTVETGNRFEQYLAAAMNC
- the cas7g gene encoding type I-G CRISPR-associated RAMP protein Csb1/Cas7g, whose translation is MGDFGLQQLREAVAGRAAAFRTKVELQPAGGPGTKVFPPTYAGAVYAVEKRRLPDKVEPITCVLLDSVQSQANRMEEALQTAVDEGRIRLPVIEVDFSDRFSRDGDPTDEQPLLDPIGKVTSLQVPHRIADAILRDSVVTEEDKQFRHKDLKKESSYGQRLRRVSAQDATVLFELCPTALLFGMWDSTGPKGGLGAKFERAMVSEIVGLNAVFGVKTSSRLDPLSIKAGATIYHRNADGGLDWTSDTDDPAVVKDKKGNPVPYNRSGNSEGTPGNPSKANHSNVTPSFGKFTKGAEGLNPLTDTDARQGQIAPGGVTIDCAEQSIVLSLPALRRLKFPVNGDCMPERDAAARTVLAALGLCAAALADESGLDLRSRCLLWPTQESLSWELLQRGKAEAVSLTADEAVELFNQSVEAAKNEGLPWRDDPLVLQPSEQLVQLVANSQRLTVDEGSEAE
- the csb2 gene encoding type I-G CRISPR-associated protein Csb2, encoding MAGLTIAWEYLTGYAVSTDPVDRNRPEWPPHPARVFMALAAAWFETGEPEDEGAALRELERLGPPELILPARSNVFERSSVTLYVPVNDKNEASAAKLQSAPAVTRNKQARTLPRNWIGHFPCRAKWPVANAIGPHVEALDRLCAKVTRLGHSSSLVRMWIEPSDALGLDEQSDHYAPTTNRGAALGHLRVASAGLLDSLPAQTRVREIERFAELDLAIRSGGGKEQKSAKAEFEAAFGEPWRSATKPPPFGRPNVRTESAYTLQRQPPADAEHSGFDHHLAILRVTSGMLPAAATLRVTSLLRKTVIKRVEEKHRKLAWINGHDPNGGKQTGDDGHVAYAPLVNVGHEHSDGALLGIAIVFPNAWKNLEERDEVFSPLLGSDAGIVLKVKQGPRVATLQPIDFNETRWTLAPEAWTSSPRGARVWASATPVVLDRFPKAERSKDRVGWTNEVAALIISACERIELPPPLSVEIDTTSWLSGAPRAYSKRRSLRGQPGVDRDAPLGDGYPFFPAKTGSASRPQVHARVEFAEPVVGPVLLGAGRFLGYGLFKPLAGGG
- the cas3g gene encoding type I-G CRISPR-associated helicase/endonuclease Cas3g, producing the protein MGAGTFGEFFKALHDGCEPYDWQTRLAESTVAGEWPDYIDLPTGAGKTACLDIAVYALARQAELPSAERRAPRRLFFCVNRRVIVDEAYRRSLDIAKKLADAEGNPGPLGQVAAALRRIAGEGSNPTAPALDVLQLRGGAYRDNRWARSVTQPTIVTTTVDQLGSRLLFRGYGVSNSAAPIQAALIAYDSLVLLDEAHISRPFSQTLKGVGGYLSKEWNEQPIDVAPMRVVPMTATPPADGAEGFALTLEDRGNKGLARRLEALKPAELVATKNAKDTVGKAIERAKKLAEGDTPTAVAVMVNRVATARAIHAELRKKLGEAFPLELVIGSMRPIDRDAQTERINGFLDRREGGHTPHASIVVSTQCLEVGADYDFDVLVTECASLDALRQRFGRLNRGGRLIEARATILSGGAKKDDPIYGDAQKATWDWLHERKNDDGVVDFGIDAFNNLLRSEGEAAVIPPELLAPSAHADAPVMLPVYVDFWRQTSPRPTPDPDVGLFLHGPERTATDVRVCWRADLDEGAQEEWADIVSLVPPTSPECLSVPIGRLKRWLAGERLEDDKPDRAIETDLLGVTATDDAPIASSSVQRAAVLWRGREGSEALQSLKDLRPGDTLVLPAAAGGWDVLGHVPDATEQTIDVAEQAYSLANHRALLRLHPSTRPLWGAPEPDGDVEPAAEAIRALMDYATADPEEHATSDQGLLELLAAAADTIGDEDWKERFCRLADQDSQKLWIDRYPPKGGKPQGLVLRTKNRLGEQNALPALDDGEDDPSRSRDPVSLEDHVRHVVKFLKQTLGTLPLGDVADALERAAELHDDGKADPRFQAYLQGKPRTARDLNSPFAKSGGVRRARWEDRVARERAGLPEGFRHELLSLQLAERRDDLPDDPHLRDLVLHLVASHHGHAAPFVPVVVDPELPGLRIGGTELSAADRAGAVPPHRLDSGVVDRFWRLVRRHGWWGLSYLEATLRLADQQASAAEDRS
- a CDS encoding type I-G CRISPR-associated protein, Cas3-extension family; this encodes MSDIEQEGLALPGLDGTNPLGFLAALGLVSTVAMARGMQSVGVRWQASVDRCFPAVTGFNSVDEVVSALTDALRLGSPPSSNEFYLHLGKNLSIDPNVFREAETRAISESTWDQRSAADAIASFGCSAVVHEKLPRIQPTELHFIFGSGHQHYLETANKLLANCTPEHLKEAIEGPWRYRDEKLSFRWDPEDAREYAYRWADPGGETTRTVWGANVLAFFGVTQMLASVPSSATQLRTMGFTRADRKTFLVWPLWNRFLGISTMQSLLRSSVDDLREHSEERGLTRVLRAEKKKMGDGANYKWAFGQSEPIL